One window of the Lytechinus variegatus isolate NC3 chromosome 3, Lvar_3.0, whole genome shotgun sequence genome contains the following:
- the LOC121410469 gene encoding aqualysin-1-like, giving the protein MCDIIIRVLLLVVLCNAEIAPLLKNAEPIPGKYIVRLKDGFDVDDITSRVRLSGGRVFHTYRAVFNGFAAELSDNLLDTLRNLAGVEYVEEDGVYRAQGLTWGLDRIDQRKLPLDSKFDPLGYGGDFYTIYVLDTGIRDTHGEFEGRAEHIEDENFSGDNKNFECNGHGTHCAGIVGSKNYGVAKKVKIKGIKVLSCEGYGSVTGIIAGCDYVMTVATRKYSVVSMSIGGGYSASFNEAIDELYKADIPAVVSAGNDNNDACLQSPASAEYAITVGATDENDERSSFSNYGKCVNIFAPGTWIESTWFTSDTSTYFMSGTSMACPHVAGAVTLFGNLYNMFNRASIDKITNVGDESPNLLLYVGHEPAERKY; this is encoded by the exons ATGTGCGATATCATCATAAGAGTTCTTCTTTTGGTCGTTCTTTGCAATGCAGAGATTGCTCCTCTTCTTAAAAATGCAGAACCCATTCCCGGAAAGTATATCGTTAGACTGAAG GATGGTTTCGATGTCGATGACATCACTTCTCGAGTTCGTCTATCTGGTGGGCGTGTTTTTCATACCTACAGAGCTGTCTTTAATGGATTTGCTGCTGAACTGAGCGACAATCTACTTGATACT CTGCGCAATCTTGCAGGGGTGGAATACGTGGAAGAAGATGGTGTATACCGTGCGCAAGGATTAACTTGGGGTCTGGATCGAATTGATCAACGCAAGCTTCCACTTGACTCTAAGTTCGATCCTTTGG GTTACGGCGGCGACTTTTATACAATATACGTGCTGGATACGGGAATACGTGATACCCATGGTGAATTCGAAGGCCGCGCTGAGCATATTGAGGACGAAAATTTTTCTGGTGATAACAAAAAC TTTGAATGTAACGGACATGGTACACACTGTGCTGGAATTGTAGGATCAAAGAACTATGGCGTAGCAAAGAAGGTTAAAATCAAAGGCATCAAAGTCCTCAGCTGTGAAGGATACGGTAGCGTCACAGGAATTATCGCAG GATGTGACTATGTTATGACGGTAGCTACGAGAAAATATTCTGTGGTTTCGATGTCTATTGGAGGTGGATACTCGGCTTCATTTAATGAGGCTATTGATGAATTGTACAAAGCCGATATTCCGGCTGTTGTATCGGCTGGTAATGATAACAACGATGCGTGTCTTCAGTCCCCGGCTTCCGCTGAATAT GCAATTACTGTTGGAGCAACTGATGAGAATGATGAACGTTCATCATTCTCTAATTATGGAAAATGTGTGAACATCTTTGCTCCTGGTACTTGGATTGAATCGACTTGGTTCACCAGTGATACATCTACTTACTTCATGAGTGGAACATCTATGGCCTGTCCGCATGTTGCTG GTGCTGTGACCCTGTTTGGCAACCTTTACAACATGTTTAACAGAGCTTCAATCGACAAGATTACCAACGTAGGAGACGAATCACCTAATCTACTCCTCTATGTTGGACATGAACCAGCAGAACGTAAATATTGA